A DNA window from Mus caroli chromosome 8, CAROLI_EIJ_v1.1, whole genome shotgun sequence contains the following coding sequences:
- the LOC110300546 gene encoding platelet glycoprotein Ib alpha chain-like isoform X1 has protein sequence MASSWLLPLALALLLFGDSSVILASRDVDFTLFLKSLIAEKGSDNTILSLEIPPVPTSTSPETTPVPTSTSPETTPVPTSTSPETTPVPTSTSPETTPVPASTSPETPPNSTYTSLETISPPDSTTPNPGSASPEPETASLPTSGFPSSELTTTSQSTNLSPQGLSTVSSLHQDAGSLWTPTSYRNPGVVIAVCLLVSVLLIGSAFVAVRHYNRDAPAFHNLDTVSMSSVSQRLPFADRLQS, from the exons ATGGCGAGCTCCTGGCTGCTGCCCCTGGCGCTGGCTCTGCTGCTGTTCGGCGACTCCTCCGTCATCCTTGCATCCAGGG atgttGATTTCACACTATTCTTGAAGAGTTTAATAGCAGAGAAAGGCTCTGATAACACCATCCTAAGTCTAGAGATACcccctgtccccacctccacaAGTCCAGAGACAacccctgtccccacctccacaA GTCCAGAGACAacccctgtccccacctccacaAGTCCAGAGACAacccctgtccccacctccacaAGTCCAGAGACAACCCCTGTCCCCGCCTCCACAAGTCCAGAGACACCCCCTAATTCTACCTACACCAGTCTGGAAACCATATCCCCTCCAGATTCCACAACTCCAAACCCGGGCTCAGCCTCCCCAGAGCCAGAGAcagcctctctccccacctctgggTTCCCCAGTTCCGAGCTGACCACCACATCCCAGTCCACGAACTTGTCTCCACAAGGGTTGTCCACTGTGTCCAGCCTACACCAGG atgcaGGCAGCCTCTGGACCCCCACATCATACAGGAACCCCGGTGTGGTGATTgctgtgtgtctgcttgtgtctGTCTTACTCATTGGCTCTGCGTTCGTCGCTGTGAGACATTATAACCGAGATGCCCCAGCTTTCCATAATCTGGATACGGTATCTATG AGCAGCGTGAGTCAGAGGCTGCCATTTGCTGACCGCCTACAGTCGTGA
- the Iqcn gene encoding IQ domain-containing protein N, whose amino-acid sequence MAAMQPEAQLQFQNLMSPSGPRLPQPTPIHQEKVAKLRPQVQNDFCPSEELAVLPSQEVPRLRAVVESQAFRNILVDEMDMMVSRAATVIQASWKGYRLRQKLISQMTAAKAIQEAWRRFSTRRLMHSNRLTVKKAKREEEEDIPYHQPQQVRFHAPEDQPPVMVTKETQFPSFDNLVPSQATVGPCASRVPGGGPHPQCVIDRFTVPKYQPCMLTKTFRSSCLMRHLEGDSLKIRHVASKTIKVGALEAAATGRYGQAMHGSLKTQTQAHTESDVPKAPLHIYPVNKTHTKVCPMAAAAPESSATMSTAPRSAPQAHPTSPATVMKMQAATSPTSPMIRLPAPVGPNSSLSNTPQMQMRSMMPGARIQPPGSAVASTIKALPHFGAPVMKVPLQTGSGFTMTKTSLQMRPMTRSQAQTYTVSTSSKTSPSSPTVKPSPQTRLAAMITKTPAQLRSVAAVFRTLCGGTTEAVTSSPRCSPPSPVVAGNTPSQVHLNSTKTKVTVSTKQATTVVKVNSQSYLGRCGSQGNLDTIVPKPPAMYPLEVEKMKSCPARSPKKEARLKTNTAMAARALSWTKMMEDRSKALTQIKQRAEIIRVHVRVYMPEEIPVTLTQAQLAVPLTKGSSQIQPPPCQARTLPASPFCKAVSQSYMPSGLAHGTPEGQRPPVGLSASLSSSPLAAHLMSLTAQLQPACEQARSVSQDHLTRSCPASAPLQAGSSGTLVPPEVYPNTYSPSSTPQHHVASLLAKSSSQLRPPAEHAKTMNTKTTKTACQVGPSTKLSKAPSLAQLITCLAKVPSQAQLATETAKCLLAAHPTTDLRSKTQSQTFLSSSKASVQLWQHLGTLSTGSRVKPDDRSVAQPQLHSHAPNKTMQNLRSVATDSQGMLIPLMTPSGHPVCNAESWGDSGRAQTPPPSPVPNQAVSCHDDLAASVASLCADLVAMLGSPEDLRTLLVKTLSQGEVRTALSQALSREVLGPSVVKALPQGMLGMALMKALSWGELGISLSRALSRGELRPELNKATQGKLAEVLCKALTEEERATLSQALCQGELGAVFTQSLAQMAQRTGTFLPKATSKTVGSRMTTTPAPVEVTCSGSLSVAWGPAMGPVGARCSKGPVDAGLAAGQSWNSKVPNVSVRATAHAGAPQGVWYPSRGHKPWDPCGAEVKLDRKPSAELLMSVQGMEKVVVQAVVTIQACARGYLVRRTVKVWHQWATIIQATWRGYRVRRNLERLFRATTIIQAAWRGYCIRRARARQVLLPTAWPEHSGRTKGTLDNRNSSEHRCFLSCQPDVCSVCQSLGPPVESPPSVVMLVGSQPRTCHVCGHTLSTRVVQGFGQGISSQPVSRWASASQQNTLLSQQHRACTIIQAAWKGYRTRRQLSQKQSAAKMVQAVWRGHYTRSCLTTDALLGTGGPWSISRNTSRHTSRAFSLHWPDV is encoded by the exons ATGGCAGCAATGCAGCCAGAAGCtcagctccagttccagaaccTCATGTCACCTAGCGGGCCACGCCTCCCTCAGCCTACCCCCATTCACCAAGAGAAAGTGGCCAAGCTACGTCCTCAGGTCCAGAATGACTTCTGTCCATCCGAGGAGCTAGCAGTGTTACCATCACAAGAAGTGCCTCGCCTGCGGGCGGTGGTGGAGAGCCAGGCCTTCAGGAACATCCTGGTGGATGAGATGGACATGATGGTGTCACGGGCAGCCACTGTCATCCAAGCCAGCTGGAAGGGCTACCGGCTGCGGCAGAAACTCATCTCCCAGATGACAGCAGCCAAGGCCATCCAGGAGGCCTGGCGACGCTTCAGCACGCGCCGGCTGATGCACTCCAACAGGCTGACTGTTAAGAAAgcgaagagggaggaggaagaggacattCCTTACCACCAGCCACAGCAGGTGCGCTTTCATGCCCCAGAGGACCAGCCACCAGTCATGGTGACTAAAGAGACTCAGTTCCCGTCCTTTGACAATCTGGTCCCCTCACAAGCCACAGTAGGTCCCTGTGCCAGCAGAGTCCCCGGAGGTGGTCCCCATCCACAGTGTGTGATTGACAGATTCACAGTTCCCAAATATCAACCCTGCATGTTGACCAAGACTTTTCGGAGCTCTTGTCTCATGAGACACTTGGAGGGGGACAGTCTGAAGATCAGGCATGTGGCTTCCAAGACCATCAAAGTGGGGGCCCTAGAGGCAGCAGCAACAGGGAGATATGGCCAGGCCATGCATGGATCTCTGAAGACCCAGACCCAGGCTCACACAGAATCAGATGTCCCCAAGGCCCCACTGCATATATATCCAGTCAACAAGACCCACACCAAGGTGTGTCCAATGGCTGCTGCCGCCCCTGAATCCTCAGCCACAATGTCCACAGCACCAAGGAGTGCACCCCAGGCACACCCCACATCCCCAGCAACTGTCATGAAGATGCAAGCAGCAACCAGCCCGACCTCCCCAATGATCAGGCTCCCAGCTCCTGTGGGACCCAATTCTTCACTCTCTAACACACCACAGATGCAGATGCGTTCCATGATGCCTGGGGCCAGGATACAGCCCCCAGGTTCTGCTGTGGCCTCTACAATCAAGGCCTTACCACACTTTGGAGCGCCTGTCATGAAGGTCCCACTGCAAACTGGCTCTGGGTTCACAATGACAAAGACCTCACTCCAGATGAGACCAATGACCAGAAGCCAAGCTCAGACATACACGGTGTCCACTTCATCCAAAACCTCCCCGTCAAGCCCCACGGTCAAGCCTTCACCCCAGACACGCCTGGCAGCTATGATAACCAAGACCCCAGCTCAGTTACGCTCCGTAGCTGCTGTGTTCAGGACCCTGTGTGGTGGTACAACTGAGGCAGTAACCTCAAGTCCCAGGTGTTCACCCCCAAGTCCAGTGGTTGCTGGCAACACTCCATCCCAGGTCCACTTGAATAGCACAAAGACCAAGGTCACTGTGAGCACCAAGCAGGCCACCACAGTCGTCAAGGTGAACTCTCAGTCATACTTGGGCAGGTGCGGCTCCCAGGGGAATCTAGACACCATAGTTCCTAAGCCTCCAGCCATGTATCCACTGGAAGTAGAAAAGATGAAGTCATGTCCCGCAAGGTCCCCCAAGAAGGAAGCACGTCTCAAAACTAACACAGCCATGGCAGCCAGAGCTCTGTCTTGGACAAAAATGATGGAAGATCGGAGCAAGGCCCTGACTCAGATCAAGCAGAGGGCAGAGATCATAAGGGTTCACGTCAGGGTGTACATGCCTGAAGAGATTCCTGTGACCCTGACCCAGGCCCAGCTGGCTGTCCCCCTGACCAAGGGCTCCTCCCAAATCCAGCCGCCTCCCTGCCAGGCCCGAACTCTGCCGGCCTCACCCTTCTGTAAAGCTGTGTCCCAGTCTTACATGCCCTCTGGGCTGGCCCATGGCACACCTGAAGGACAGCGTCCACCTGTaggtctctctgcctccctgtcctcctcACCACTGGCCGCACACCTGATGTCACTCACAGCCCAACTCCAACCTGCTTGTGAACAGGCCAGGTCTGTGTCTCAAGATCATCTGACCAGGTCATGTCCAGCCTCAGCCCCTCTGCAGGCAGGGTCCTCAGGGACCTTAGTTCCTCCTGAAGTGTACCCAAACACATATTCACCTTCCTCTACTCCCCAGCACCACGTGGCCTCTCTCCTGGCAAAAAGCTCATCTCAGCTGCGTCCACCTGCTGAGCATGCCAAGACCATGAACACTAAAACCACCAAGACAGCATGCCAGGTCGGTCCATCCACTAAGCTCAGCAAGGCCCCATCCCTGGCCCAGCTCATTACATGTCTGGCTAAGGTTCCGTCCCAGGCCCAGCTGGCCACTGAAACAGCCAAGTGCCTCTTGGCTGCCCACCCTACCACTGACCTCAGAAGCAAGACCCAGTCACAGACATTCCTGAGCTCTTCCAAGGCATCTGTCCAGTTGTGGCAACATTTGGGGACACTTAGCACTGGATCCCGTGTCAAGCCAGATGACAGGAGCGTGGCCCAGCCCCAGCTCCATAGCCATGCACCAAACAAGACCATGCAGAACTTACGTTCAGTAGCTACAGATAGCCAAGGCATGCTGATACCTCTGATGACTCCCAGTGGACACCCAGTGTGCAATGCAGAATCCTGGGGTGACAGTGGACGGGCACAGACCCCACCTCCATCTCCTGTGCCCAACCAGGCAGTGTCCTGCCACGATGACCTGGCAGCATCTGTTGCATCCCTATGTGCAGACCTGGTGGCCATGCTGGGCTCCCCTGAAGACCTGCGGACACTCCTGGTCAAGACACTTTCTCAGGGGGAAGTAAGGACGGCATTGAGTCAGGCCCTATCCCGGGAGGTCCTGGGGCCGTCTGTGGTCAAGGCCCTGCCCCAAGGCATGCTGGGAATGGCACTGATGAAGGCTCTGTCGTGGGGTGAACTGGGTATCTCCCTGTCCCGGGCCCTGTCCCGAGGTGAGCTGCGTCCAGaactcaacaaggccacacaggGCAAGCTGGCCGAGGTCCTGTGTAAGGCCTTGACAGAAGAGGAGAGGGCCACACTCAGCCAGGCGCTGTGCCAGGGTGAGCTGGGTGCTGTCTTCACTCAGTCCTTGGCCCAGATGGCCCAGAGGACAGGCACCTTCCTCCCTAAGGCCACCTCAAAAACAGTGGGGAGCCGGATGACCACAACGCCTGCCCCAGTGGAGGTGACTTGCAGCGGGAGTCTGTCGGTGGCGTGGGGACCTGCGATGGGTCCTGTAGGAGCACGGTGTAGCAAG GGCCCTGTGGATGCCGGCCTGGCTGCTGGCCAGTCATGGAATTCCAAAGTCCCCAACGTATCGGTCAGAGCCACAGCACATGCTGGGGCACCCCAAGGCGTATGGTATCCCAGCAGGGGCCACAAGCCATGGGACCCCTGTGGTGCAGAGGTCAAGCTGGACCGCAAGCCTTCAGCTGAGCTGCTGATGTCAGTACAGGGCATGGAGAAAGTTGTCGTCCAGGCCGTTGTCACCATCCAAGCATGCGCTCGTGGCTACCTGGTGCGCCGCACTGTGAAAGTGTGGCACCAATGGGCCACCATCATCCAAGCTACGTGGCGAGGTTACCGTGTACGACGGAATCTGGAAAGGCTGTTCAGGGCCACCACCATCATCCAGGCTGCCTGGCGCGGCTATTGCATTCGCCGGGCCCGGGCCCGCCAGGTACTGCTCCCTACTGCGTGGCCAGAGCACAGTGGTCGAACCAAGGGAACCTTGGACAACAGAAATAGCTCCGAGCACCGCTGCTTCCTATCCTGTCAACCAGATGTCTGCAGCGTTTGCCAATCCCTGGGTCCCCCGGTAGAGAGTCCGCCCAGCGTCGTGATGCTCGTGGGGTCCCAGCCACGCACTTGCCACGTGTGTGGCCACACACTCTCCACACGAGTGGTGCAGGGCTTTGGCCAGGGCATCTCGAGCCAGCCTGTCTCTCGATGGGCCTCAGCATCCCAGCAGAACACCCTTCTTAGCCAGCAGCACAGAGCATGCACCATCATCCAGGCCGCCTGGAAGGGCTACAGGACCCGCCGGCAGCTCAGCCAGAAGCAGTCTGCAGCCAAGATGGTTCAGGCCGTGTGGAGGGGCCATTACACTCGAAGCTGCCTCACCACGGATGCACTCTTGGGAACAGGAGGCCCGTGGAGCATCTCCAGGAACACTTCACGCCATACCTCAAGGGCTTTCTCTTTGCACTGGCCTGACGTCTAG
- the LOC110300546 gene encoding platelet glycoprotein Ib alpha chain-like isoform X2, producing MASSWLLPLALALLLFGDSSVILASRDVDFTLFLKSLIAEKGSDNTILSLEIPPVPTSTSPETTPVPTSTSPETTPVPTSTSPETTPVPTSTSPETTPVPASTSPETPPNSTYTSLETISPPDSTTPNPGSASPEPETASLPTSGFPSSELTTTSQSTNLSPQGLSTVSSLHQDAGSLWTPTSYRNPGVVIAVCLLVSVLLIGSAFVAVRHYNRDAPAFHNLDTVSMRESEAAIC from the exons ATGGCGAGCTCCTGGCTGCTGCCCCTGGCGCTGGCTCTGCTGCTGTTCGGCGACTCCTCCGTCATCCTTGCATCCAGGG atgttGATTTCACACTATTCTTGAAGAGTTTAATAGCAGAGAAAGGCTCTGATAACACCATCCTAAGTCTAGAGATACcccctgtccccacctccacaAGTCCAGAGACAacccctgtccccacctccacaA GTCCAGAGACAacccctgtccccacctccacaAGTCCAGAGACAacccctgtccccacctccacaAGTCCAGAGACAACCCCTGTCCCCGCCTCCACAAGTCCAGAGACACCCCCTAATTCTACCTACACCAGTCTGGAAACCATATCCCCTCCAGATTCCACAACTCCAAACCCGGGCTCAGCCTCCCCAGAGCCAGAGAcagcctctctccccacctctgggTTCCCCAGTTCCGAGCTGACCACCACATCCCAGTCCACGAACTTGTCTCCACAAGGGTTGTCCACTGTGTCCAGCCTACACCAGG atgcaGGCAGCCTCTGGACCCCCACATCATACAGGAACCCCGGTGTGGTGATTgctgtgtgtctgcttgtgtctGTCTTACTCATTGGCTCTGCGTTCGTCGCTGTGAGACATTATAACCGAGATGCCCCAGCTTTCCATAATCTGGATACGGTATCTATG CGTGAGTCAGAGGCTGCCATTTGCTGA
- the LOC110300546 gene encoding mucin-7-like isoform X3, which yields MASSWLLPLALALLLFGDSSVILASRDVDFTLFLKSLIAEKGSDNTILSLEIPPVPTSTSPETTPVPTSTSPETTPVPTSTSPETTPVPASTSPETPPNSTYTSLETISPPDSTTPNPGSASPEPETASLPTSGFPSSELTTTSQSTNLSPQGLSTVSSLHQDAGSLWTPTSYRNPGVVIAVCLLVSVLLIGSAFVAVRHYNRDAPAFHNLDTVSMSSVSQRLPFADRLQS from the exons ATGGCGAGCTCCTGGCTGCTGCCCCTGGCGCTGGCTCTGCTGCTGTTCGGCGACTCCTCCGTCATCCTTGCATCCAGGG atgttGATTTCACACTATTCTTGAAGAGTTTAATAGCAGAGAAAGGCTCTGATAACACCATCCTAAGTCTAGAGATACcccctgtccccacctccacaA GTCCAGAGACAacccctgtccccacctccacaAGTCCAGAGACAacccctgtccccacctccacaAGTCCAGAGACAACCCCTGTCCCCGCCTCCACAAGTCCAGAGACACCCCCTAATTCTACCTACACCAGTCTGGAAACCATATCCCCTCCAGATTCCACAACTCCAAACCCGGGCTCAGCCTCCCCAGAGCCAGAGAcagcctctctccccacctctgggTTCCCCAGTTCCGAGCTGACCACCACATCCCAGTCCACGAACTTGTCTCCACAAGGGTTGTCCACTGTGTCCAGCCTACACCAGG atgcaGGCAGCCTCTGGACCCCCACATCATACAGGAACCCCGGTGTGGTGATTgctgtgtgtctgcttgtgtctGTCTTACTCATTGGCTCTGCGTTCGTCGCTGTGAGACATTATAACCGAGATGCCCCAGCTTTCCATAATCTGGATACGGTATCTATG AGCAGCGTGAGTCAGAGGCTGCCATTTGCTGACCGCCTACAGTCGTGA